CCACAACAGTCAAGACAGCCCCGTAGTCCTTGACGACACCCGCAGCATGAGCCGCCCGGAATATCTCCCCGCCAGCACAGTCGAGCACGATATCAACCGGCTGCCAGCGACGCGCGCGGAACACTTTCTCGATATTACACTCGTCCGGCGATGGAAGATGCGGGATGATCACTATCTCGTCCACCTCCCAGTCCCTCTCGATGATGTCGGCTTCGACTTGCGTACAGGTTACACAGATCCACGGCCGGACCGGCATGGGGAAGAGCGAATCTGCTCGCAGAATCTGTACCGCGATACGGCCGATGTCGTTGTCGCGAGCATTGGTGACGAGGACTCGGATCTTGGGCATTTTTTGCTTCCCGTTGCCGTTGGAGTTAGTGCTGCCAATTATACTGTCTATTAGGCTGCCGCGTCGTCCAGGGCTAGCGTTGCCGGTGACTAGGTCGACCAGGCTGCCACGGCGGGTATTGCCAATGCTACTGGCATTGGTAGTGGGGTTGACTGTGCTAGCAGCGCGAGTGGCTGGAGCATCGGTATTCCCTTTGATCAGGCTGATTAAACTGTTGCGGCGGACAGTGCTCTTGGGATTGGGGTCAATTGTACTGGCAGCGCGAGGGATAGTTTTTTTGCCACTGGGATTCCCGCTAACGAGACTGATTAGGCTCTCGCGACGCACGTTCTTAGGACTAGGAGCGGGATTGGCCGCTCTGGCAGCAGGGGGGATGTTGTCAACATCACCACCATTTCCACTGACGGTTCCATTGTCATTGCCGTTGAGTGCGGAGCCGCGGCGATTCCACTGCCAAATCCAACGCCCGTTCCCAGCTCCGGTGCCGGTGCCACTGGTAGCATCATTTAGCATGCCGCCGTTCCCAGCGATTGTGCTTTTGCGGTGTCCGTAGCCATAATCTTTGCTACCAAGTACGGACTCACGGCGTTGACGCTGCCACAGCCACCGGCCCATCCCATTCCCACCACTCCCAAACTCGTCATCCACCTCCCTCAGCCCGCCAGGCACATCGGGATCAAGCCCGGCATACCGAAAAAGCGCCTGCCAAGCCGTTAATGCCGGCAACGCAAGCGCCGCCGCCCCAGCAACAGTGATATTATCCGGTTTCAGCGCTAGCTCGCCTTCAGTCGCAACTGCATAGTCTGCAGCTCCGCCGTCACGTGTATAACTTACCACGCCGAAGACTATATCGCCCATTTTGAATCTCGGGCCTTCCTCTTGCTCATCGTCTTCGCGCGGCGTGCTGATGACTGTCCCGCAGAGACTGTGGAGTGGGATCTGCGGCGTGGTGTTTGGGGGGTTGAGGAGTCTGGCAAGACGGATCTCGTCGTGGCAGAAGGCTGCTGTGGTGATCTTCAGCAGGTATTGCTGAGAGGAGGGCTGTGGGGTTGGGAAGCCGGCGTCAAAGACGAGGTTTGTTCCTGTCTGGCGAATGACGCTTGTGCTCGTGTCAGGTGAGAGGGCTTCGCTGATTTCTCCTTCTGGGATTCCGTCCGGTGTGTCGGTGTCTAATCCGTCTGGGGTGTAATAGAGGGCTCGCATCGACAGTGGCGTGAAGGGTGAGTCGTTCAGCATTGATGAGGTGGGCTTCGCGGGATGTGAACTGGGCTTCTTGGCGTCTGAGGTGCCTCTTGTGGCCTCTGACGTGTGCGGTGAGGGTCCAGATGGCTTTTGGGTCTCTGGGGTGCGTGCTGGGGGCTCCGGTGTATCCTTTGGGGGCTCGTGTTCCACGATGGGTTGCGTGGGGGGTATGTCTGACTGCATACGGTCATTGAGATCTTGATTCATCTCGTTAAATCAGAGAGCCTTTGAGACTTTCCAATGGGTTGCAAGGAAGTTGAGGTTCCGGAAGTCGTGTCTTCTCTTTTGCCATCTCACGTCTATAGATCGGAGACTATTCCCTAATCTTGACGTATGTAGGTAAGGCCTAGGTCAACATCGCCACTTGATAATCCCGATAAATTCCATTGCAATGAGCAGCAATGAGCAGCAATAAGCAGTAGTTTTATTTGATGTTTCGatttgaattgaattgacaTGGAGATATAGCGTACAAAGTCTGTGGTTCATCGAAGGTGGATAATGCGAAGGAATGCCCAAACCAATGGCAACAGTGGAAAGAGATTGTCAAGGGTGAAAGAAACCGTAAACAAAATAGCTAATTTCAAATCATTCATCTTGCTTGATTGAGTCGGATAATTTGCAAGCTAAATCCCATCTATGTGAATATCTAGCCCCAATGACTGACTTGGGCATCCCCGTTCAGGGCTTGCGCTTTTATAGACCGTTGCTTGCCCTACATCTCCAAGGCACAACCTTTGGTGTCTACTTGCCCTCCGTATCGCCTGGACCCGACGTGCCATTCTGATCGGTCAATTTAGGCGATGACTTGTTTTTGAGTCCTTGGCTTAATCCGATCTCTATCCTTTTCTTTACGATGGCACCTGTATTCGCATGTGACCGAATGTCACGATTgcgtgggaaaaaaaaaaaacacagcGTTCAAAATAGCCATTTCAATCAAATCTTTCCAGAGTATAATACATCTACAACACCTGGTCCTCCATACCGAGCCCATCAATAAAATTATACAACTCCTTCGGATCCTCAAAGACCGTCCAAATATGCGATGGCACAGACTCAAACGCCTTTTCAAACCTCTCCGGTgcattcttctcttctataTGCGCCACATCCCTAACCTTGCGAATGATTATAGCATGAATCCACTCGGGATACCGACTATACATCTCCGCATAGGCCTCTGGATCCTGCTGTGTCGAGTCCCCTATGCAGAGCACCCTCCGACGCGGGAACCACCCTCTAATTTTCTCCATCCGATCAACCTTGTATTCCTGCGTCTTCTCCGTGAACGACTTGATAAGCCCCGTGATATCCATCCACGAATAATCACGAAGCACCAATGTCCCCGGACTGTAGTATTCATCCAGGAAGTCATGCAGGAAAGGATAAAGATTGTACGGCGACGCGGAGAGATAAAACCATGCAGGAAGTAGCTCGGCATGAACATATCTATAGAGCTCCGGCATGCCAGCGATGGGCTCAGGGATATCCGCAAACGTAGTGCGAATCATCCCCGTCGGCTCAAGCGTCATAGTGTGCTTGATGGTATCGTCAACGTCCGAGACAACCAGCCAGCCCTCAGGCGCAGCAAAAGTCGTGTGCATCGACACAGCCTCGTCACCGAAATTCTGCAGCCGCGGTCGCACAACAGCCCCGTCGTAAATCTTAACTTGGCCCATGTCGACTGTCTGGCTGACAATGCCATAGCGATCGGACGGGCCGAGTCCGTGCGACTGCGCCGGCCGGGATAGGGGTACCTGTAGCGTGACCGTGCACGCCGGTGAGACCTGGTTGAGAAAAGGTTGAACGCGCTCTGTGATGCGTCGGCGTGCTTCGTCGTCGATGCCCATCTCGCCGTCAAGCCCGATGTGGTCGGCGATCGCAGCGACGAGGTTTCCCGCGTCCTTTCGGCCTCCTGTTTCAAAGATACAAGCGACTACCTCGGCGTGCCAGCACAGCGGGTTCTCGTCTGTCTCCTCATTCACCGGTTGGTACGCAGTGTTGTCTAGCAGCCATACGGTGTGCTCGCGTGGGTCTGCTGGGCGTACGAGGGGGTTTTTAGGACCAAGGAAGGACGAGAAGAAATTAATCAAGGTTGAACCGCGTTTTTCTTGTGCTGGTGTTGGAGATTTGGAAGTTGAAACCTCATGGACCTCCTTTCGGGCCTCTGCGACCGACAACTCGTCTGCTTTGCGGTGCGGCATGATGCGCCCGACTTGGCTTCTACTTTCAAAGTTGAAGCGTTTTCTATCAAAAAAAGAGTAGGAGAATCAGTCCGGAGACAAATCCCCGAAAAGCACATGTCAGGGCACAAAGATGCAAAAAATAATTCAAGACACTCATCAGGGGAGAGAGGATCATATAGCCGTTAGTTGATCTAGCGTTAGTGTCATCCTGTGCTCTTCAGCCAAGAGCCTCTATTCCCCACCTGATCTTTTCTGCCTTTTTCAGGCACTTGTACTCATCTTGATGTCACAATTGAAAGCGAAGACACGTCATTTAGGGTGACAGGGGCCCATTTCGGTGGTTGGTTAGGTCAGGCGAAGCACCAGTGGGGGGGGCTTGGCAGTAGGGCTGATCTCCCGATGAGGTTGACGAACCTGATGAACATGAACCTGGTGCATTGAATTTTGGGATTTTTTAACCGAGTGAGACTCCGAAGTACAGCCTCGATGCGCtttggggggagggggggggttgaAGTTTTGAAGTTTTTTCCTGTGATGTGAGCAGGTGATCAAATTTCTCTGCAGATTCTTCACGATATCTCATTTGAGATTATACGGAGGTTTAGAGCATGAATACTCTACGGCGACTGGAGGATAGCTTACAATTTATAATAATTTCCACCATGTATCAAGTCTATATTTAGTGACCATCCGGTTAACTTGTATGAAATGTACAATATCCAGGCGTGTCAGATCAATCCTGCAACGGGTATCCGTATCCAACCAACATAGCAGGCTCATCAATGCTATGATGCTGATAACTGCAAACCGGAAAAAGGTTAACTGCCAGGCCAGTAAAGTGGGATGAAAAAATTACCTCAGGACGCCAACGGCGCCAGGGTCGAGCATCAGAGAAAGAGGGAACTCCATAGGATATCCCAACCAGCGCTTGGTAAAGGCACGAAGTAAATGTCCGTGTGCAACCAGCAGGATATCAGAAGGGTTCTCTCCGTGCATGTTGTCTTTGTGGATTGTGCGAATCTCATGAATGAGATTGTCGAGACGATCCGTCACTTCTTGCGCAGACCTGCATTGGCCTAGTTAAATTTCTCGATCATAGGCGATTGGACATGAACACCTCAAAAaggaaaggggggggggggaggttgaccaaaaaaaaaaaaagacttactctccattctcgcagccGTCTCTCCAGATATCCCACTCGCTCTCGGTATCCAGACCGTGCTCCTTTCTCAAGGCCCGGATTTGTTTAGTCAATAAACCTTCATACAATCCGTAGTCCCATTCGGCTAATCTGTCTGTCTCAGAGACCCTCTGTGTATCTTTGAGCACCTGTTTATCGGCATCAGAGAAAGCAATCTCAAAGGTCTGCATCGCTCGCCTGCGAGGACTGATGTAGACATGGGCAAGTTTGGCCGGGTCAATCAATCGACCAGATCCGACAATCATCTTGCCAGATGCAGTGACCTGGTTAACACCATCTTGGGTGAGCTCAAGCTCGGTGATTCCGGTGTACCGTCCGTTCTTGGACCATTCCGTCTGTCCTGGAATCTAGTTAGACTATACAAAGCAACACAGCAGAAAACATTGACGGGTTGGAAATTACCGTGTCGGTAGAGGAAGACACGGGGTGTGCCGGAGTCTTTATCGGGCATGTTTGTACTCTGTTTTCCCAGGGTAGTCCAAGGGGGGTGGTTGAAAGTGGATTGCGGGAAGTGGGAAAAGTGGAAAGGATTTCCGTCCCCGGTGAGTTTGAACTTCACCCATGTATGCTCACTCGACTGGGAAGTGGAATGGTCGATTGGtgatcttttcttctctctatCTGTGGATTTCGAAATTCAAGGGGTCACGTCAACGAGAATGGCGAAATGGGGGACTTGACATCTACAACCTTGCCGATGTTGCCCTGCCGATATTGCCCCGCCACCGCGGGGTTCGGTGATTGTATAGTCGATTTTATCTGTGAAAGATATCAGGGTAAGCTAGTTTCGAGCCATCTCATTCTTGTGCAGACCGATATTTCTATTTCGAACTCCGGTCTCTACAACTTGGACCTGACCCGGAATCGAcccggaatcgatcatcgGTTTGCAGCATTCATGCTACTTCCAACGAGGGCTGAGATACTCTGTTGAATGAAGACAGCAGTGTCTCACCTATAATGTCCGCATCTTCTCCTTTGACCAACCCCTATCAAAGTGTCCCTTTGATTGAGAAAGTAAAACGAATCTGCAGAAAGATGTGACAATAGTACAGGCCCAAGTCCAGATTCACTTGAGGTCTATACTTCCCACTGGAATCAAAGTGTTGGTCTGGAGCAAAACCTCGGTGATAGAGAACCTTGCATATCCGGCTCAACTTTTTAAATAGAATCTATTTGAGCCCTTTGCATATGCTAGGGCGCAAGACGTTTTGGAGGATGATTGCCCAAGATCAACACTTCACATGACATCTGAATCCGATCATCCTGTCTGATTCATTGGCATTCTGCGCGAAACCGAGACTTGAGATAGGGTGGCATGCAAATATAAGTACGGAGCCAAGACGCATCCTAATCGGTACTAGCCAACGAGATTCCTCCAACATTCCAACATGCCGTCGACAATTTCACCTGTGGCATTCACTCCATCCCAGCGTCGAAGTACCCTCAGATACACCCCAAGCCGGAAGTACCGACCCCGTCGAGCTCTCATCCGTCCGGTCTACATGGATGTAAACCCGTTCATCGGTCACACTTCCTCACACTCGTTGATGCATTCTTGACCCAAACATCATGCAGTCGATTGCCCGCGATGCCATCGGCACCAGAGCGTTAGTTTCTGCAGACAGCAACGGTAGCGAGAAGGAGCGGAGTGGGGAATCTGAATTTGGGGATTTCCGGTGGTTGCTAATTGGCGAGGCTGGGCTGCATCTAATTATCTGTTTCTGCGACCTGGTGGGATATTTCAAGTTTCCAAATGAGAGTGGTGTGAATACTGTCCTGTTCAATCTAACTCGGTGTGGAAtcgatatttttttttctagtggaaaaagagagaaggaaaATTTCCTTGTCGCGATGGGAGGACTTGGAAGATGCGGGCAGGTTGCTAACCTGCAAATCTCCCATCTTTGTTCGAATCAGGTATTCCGAATGAGCATGTTC
The nucleotide sequence above comes from Penicillium digitatum chromosome 1, complete sequence. Encoded proteins:
- a CDS encoding Alcohol dehydrogenase superfamily, zinc-type — encoded protein: MNQDLNDRMQSDIPPTQPIVEHEPPKDTPEPPARTPETQKPSGPSPHTSEATRGTSDAKKPSSHPAKPTSSMLNDSPFTPLSMRALYYTPDGLDTDTPDGIPEGEISEALSPDTSTSVIRQTGTNLVFDAGFPTPQPSSQQYLLKITTAAFCHDEIRLARLLNPPNTTPQIPLHSLCGTVISTPREDDEQEEGPRFKMGDIVFGVVSYTRDGGAADYAVATEGELALKPDNITVAGAAALALPALTAWQALFRYAGLDPDVPGGLREVDDEFGSGGNGMGRWLWQRQRRESVLGSKDYGYGHRKSTIAGNGGMLNDATSGTGTGAGNGRWIWQWNRRGSALNGNDNGTVSGNGGDVDNIPPAARAANPAPSPKNVRRESLISLVSGNPSGKKTIPRAASTIDPNPKSTVRRNSLISLIKGNTDAPATRAASTVNPTTNASSIGNTRRGSLVDLVTGNASPGRRGSLIDSIIGSTNSNGNGKQKMPKIRVLVTNARDNDIGRIAVQILRADSLFPMPVRPWICVTCTQVEADIIERDWEVDEIVIIPHLPSPDECNIEKVFRARRWQPVDIVLDCAGGEIFRAAHAAGVVKDYGAVLTVVDGRVAQQSPLVPENDLLGERKRGIKSRFVPVNPDGPAMERIAELVEEGLIRDKEITIVDLARATDLLAAGAAGTAGSRRGGMVVVRVNNVAYT
- a CDS encoding Actin filament organization protein App1-like, putative produces the protein MPHRKADELSVAEARKEVHEVSTSKSPTPAQEKRGSTLINFFSSFLGPKNPLVRPADPREHTVWLLDNTAYQPVNEETDENPLCWHAEVVACIFETGGRKDAGNLVAAIADHIGLDGEMGIDDEARRRITERVQPFLNQVSPACTVTLQVPLSRPAQSHGLGPSDRYGIVSQTVDMGQVKIYDGAVVRPRLQNFGDEAVSMHTTFAAPEGWLVVSDVDDTIKHTMTLEPTGMIRTTFADIPEPIAGMPELYRYVHAELLPAWFYLSASPYNLYPFLHDFLDEYYSPGTLVLRDYSWMDITGLIKSFTEKTQEYKVDRMEKIRGWFPRRRVLCIGDSTQQDPEAYAEMYSRYPEWIHAIIIRKVRDVAHIEEKNAPERFEKAFESVPSHIWTVFEDPKELYNFIDGLGMEDQVL
- a CDS encoding Phosphoglycerate mutase, putative, which codes for MPDKDSGTPRVFLYRHGQTEWSKNGRYTGITELELTQDGVNQVTASGKMIVGSGRLIDPAKLAHVYISPRRRAMQTFEIAFSDADKQVLKDTQRVSETDRLAEWDYGLYEGLLTKQIRALRKEHGLDTESEWDIWRDGCENGESAQEVTDRLDNLIHEIRTIHKDNMHGENPSDILLVAHGHLLRAFTKRWLGYPMEFPLSLMLDPGAVGVLSYQHHSIDEPAMLVGYGYPLQD